The stretch of DNA CAACTCCGTTATTCAAATAGAGCGTATTATATTTATATTCCAAACCTGTTTTTATTTGATGTGATTTCGATACCTGCGATGTGATATCAAACTTTATTCCTTCAACAGCGGAATAACGGTTAAAATGGGTCATGTTTGTGCCGCCCGTTAAAAAACTATAGCTGTCTTCCCGATTTCTTAATAATTCAGGATTAACGTAGCGCCGATCATTCGGATCCTTGTACAGATACGAACGATACTGCACAAAATAATTCGAATACTTGAGTGTATAAAATGTTTTGGGCGAAATCATGTGATTTAGGGTCAGAATATGGGTATAGCCGTATGAATAATGATGAACATCACCGTCCGGATTATATTTAAATAAATGATTGTATTTTCTATAAGTTGAATAATTTCCAAGGCCATTATAGCTAATTGTTACCGACGGATTAAAATGATATACCACTTTCAAATTGGCATAATATTTCTTCTGTTCGTTCATAGGCACGGGTTTTTTATCCCCGGTTTCCTGCATGTAAAAAGATGTGGGATTCTGGAAATTCGAAGAATCGGACGGATTAAACCGCCTTTGCCCGTAAAGCCAACCCTCATTATGATACGCCCTCGTCGAAAGATAAAATCCCAATTTCTTTTTTGAAAACGGAATGGGGCCCGACACATAGAGTTGTCCGTTGGTGATATCCGTTGGACTGACAGAATCAATATTATAAAAAAGCTTTTTATCCCGACTTACATAATCTCCGAAATAAATACTTCCGCCGCCTGTTAATGTGCTTGAGGGATCTTTTGTGACAATTTCCACCACACCGGACATCACCTTGCCATATTCGGCATTAAAGGTTCCGCTGATCACCTTTAATTCCTGAATAGCTTCTTGATTGACCTCCACGGCTACCCCGCCCGAAAAAGGATCCGATACGGAAACACCATTAATCAAATAGGCCACTTCACTGGCACGGCCCCCACGAATATGCAAGTCACCGCGGCTGTCCTTTACAATGCCCGCCTGTAATTGGAGCACATCCTCAAAGCTTTCAACCGGCATATTCCGGATTTCACTGGCTGTAACCGAACTGGCGGTTGAGGTGAGATCTTTTTGAATGAGCGGTTGTTCAGCCGTAACGATGACGGATTTTCCCAAACTGAGTGTCATTGGCTTTAACCCAAAACGCAAGTGCGTGGTATGATCTACAAACACCTGCACGTTTTTAATGCTCATTTTTTGATAGCCGAGCATGGACGCCGTCACCGTATAAACTCCGGGCGGGATATTGATTACAAAGAACTCTCCGTTCATATCAGTCGCGGCCCCTATCGTTGTTTTTTCAAGGATGACATTCGCATAAGGGAGAGGGTCTCCGCTGTCTACATCGAAAACCTTACCAACGAGTTTTCCTGTCTGGCCGCCTATTGCTCGTCCCGAAAAAAACACGCATAAAAAAAGAGTAAAGACCAGCCACAATAGTTTATCTTGTTTTTTCATGATTCAAATCGCATTTAAATAATAGAGAGGGACGTGCATAGAGACGCCCCTCTCGGCCAATTCAATTATTTCATCAGAATCATTTTTTTCGTTTGACTGAATTTCTGAGTAGTAATTTTGTAGAAATAAATTCCGGATCCGACATTTCGGCCCAGATCATCCGTACCATTCCATTCCACGGTGTGACTACCCGCAGAATAGTTTTTACCATCAACAAGGGTGACAATTCGCTTTCCAAGGACGTCGTAAACAGCAATGGATACGTTCGATTGAACGGGGACACTGAAATCAATTCGGGTTGAAGGATTGAATGGGTTGGGATAATTCTGACTCAGACGGAATTCCCGAACGACCGGGGTTGATTTTTCTTCATCAACACGGACTGCCGTTTCATTGGACAGGACCACATTCCGGTACATATCATATTTTTCGAAGTTGGGATCAACCCACTGCGTACCCCACCAGTTGGGAGCATAATCGGACACATTGGGATCATACGCATCCTTCGACGCATAATCCATATCCCAGATCACTGCGCTTAGTTTCACCGTATCCCCATCGCTGTAACCAAACAAGTCCGTATGCACCACGACTTCCAGTGAATATCCTGCATCCGGCCCGTTCGTTTCCGTGTTTGTCACGGTCCCCGGCGGCTCATAGGACGCCCCTTCGGCTCCTCCCGTGGGCACATTGCCACCCAACTGAAAGTCAATCCCGGCTCCTTCCGTCGGGTTGAAATACATCGCCTTGATCTCCAACCGATCTCCCGAACCTGGAATCACACCCTTGTAGGTCATCCACAAGAACAGGCCATCTGCTTCCCAGCCCGGGGACCAATTGCACACGGACGAATCGTTCGAAACCACGCCAATGTACAAATCCGTTCCCTTGTGTGCAAACTTCACCACCGCCCGGCTCTGATCCGTGTATTGATTGTTCGGATCGCCCCACTGCATGTACCAGCCGCCCGTACTGCTGTTCGAACCCTTCGCGATGACCACCGAATCTGCTTTGGCCCAAAAGGATTCGGTTAACTGGCCGTCCAGTGTAATCGCCTCGTCGGTCTTCACAGCAAGCTTTGTCGGAGGATCCGCCAACCGCAGAATCCGCATGTCCGGGCCCCATTCGCTTCCCCACCATTGCTTGTAATAAGAACCCACGTCGCCCCAGGCGGTGCTTCCGTCGGGATAGCCATCCGGATCAAAAATATTAATCAATACCGGCACATCTGCATAGGGATCCGTGTAGCCCAACTGATCCAGGTGAATCACCAGCTCCGCCGTATATCCCGAATCTACCTGGGTTGTGTCATTTACCACTGTTCCCGGCATCTTGTATCCGGCCCCTTCGCCTGAGCCCGGATAGAGTGAAGGACCTTCATAATGAATATCCGGATCCGTACCACCCAAATTAAAATACAATTTGTACTCCACTGTTGTCCCCTGGGCATCCTGAACCTTCATAAATAACCCATCCCCTTCCCAACTGTCACCAAACCGGCAGACTGACTTGTCGTTCGATTGAAGGGAAATGTACAAATCCAACCCATCGTGCAGTATCCGGACAATCGTGGTTGTCGTATCCGTGTAGGTGCCTTTTACAAGTGTCCCGTCGGTTGCTCCGTATTCAACATCACCCGGTGTAAAATGCGACCGAAATACCAGGTAATCAAATCGCCGCTGCCAATCCGTCTCATCCAGTTTGCCATCCACTGTAATCGGATGCTCCACCGATTGGATCTGCAAATAGGGGGGATCAACATGGCCCTGGGCAAAAAGAGAACCGGCCCAAATTAAGGACAGGCAAATTGCCCCTACCAATACGCTTGTAATAACTTTCATGATTCTTCCTCCTTTTGTTTGTTTAACCGCTTTAAACAAATTCATCGGCATTATTAGTGTCACATCCGCATGACCCCCCAATCACAATCTTTGTTTCCATATCCTCTCTATAGGGTTTCGTTGAGTCCACCTCCCCTTCAATCATTTTCAATAGGTACTTCATGGCTTTTTGCCCCAGTTCCACAATCGGAACATGGACAGTTGTTAAACGAGGCTTTAGAAATCGAGAAATAAAAATATCATCGAAACCGGCAATAGCGACATCCTCCGGAATCCGTACGCCCATTTTTCTGGCAGCTTCGTAAGCGCCAATGGCCATCATATCATTCGCGGCGAAGATCGCCTCGGGTTTGGGGCTCCGTTGCAGGAGTTCATAAAAGGCTTCAAACCCCGATTTTGTTGCAAAATCTCCCGGAATCAGCAGCGAGTTTTCAATAGTAAGCCCTGCCGATTCAATAGCCTTCTTGAAACCGGCAAAACGTTGTTCTGCATCAAAATTGTTCTTAGGGCCCAAAATCATTCCAATACGCTCAAAGCCATGTCCAATCAGATGCTTCGTGATCATTTCCGCCCCCTGAATATTGTTGATGTTGAAGCTGACAACCTGTTCTTCGTCTAAGCAACTGTTAATCATGACGACAGGGCATTTTGCAAAGGCCAATAATTCACTAATTTCCCTGTGCAGTAGCGGGGCCATTACAATAACACCATCCACCCGACCACTGGTCATGAATTCCAGAAGCGTTTCAGCGATATTTTTTTTACTGTGGGATCCGGTAACCATCAGGTATTTATTTGATTTCGTTGCTTCCACATCCATACCGCGAATCAGATCGGAGAAAAATTCATCCACCAGCTCGGGAAGAATAACCCCGATTGTATCTGTATGATGAGTAGAAAGGCTGCGTGCAATTGGATTGGGAACATAATTATGTTCCTTCATAATTTCCAGGATACGTCTGCGGGTTTTCTCCTTAACAGGTCCTTTGCCGTTAATGACACGAGAAACCGTTGCAACAGAAACACCTGCTAACCGGGCTATTTCACGAATTTGCATAATGAGCATCCCATAGTTGGTAAACATTCAGATACTAAACCAAAAATGTAACCGGTTACATTTTTCAAAAAAATATAATCAATTATTACTATTGTGTCAAGGTATTTTTTTAAAAATGGGAACAATCTTTCGTCTTGAATTTGCATCTTTTTATTAATCAATGAGTTACAAAGCATAAAAATTATTCCTTTATGCTGCCGACTAAAATCCCTTGTACATAATACTTTTGCAAAAAGAGAAAGATTAAAATAATTGGAATAATCGTAATCACAGATCCCGCCATCATGAGTTCGGTATCCTGTGCGTGCTCTCCGAGCAAACCGGCCAATCCGACGGGGAGGGTATACATGCTGTCTTTCGTCATTACAATTAATGGCCAGAGAAAATCATTCCATGTTCCCATAAAAGTGAACAGGGCCAACGTAATGAGCACGGGTTTGGCCAGAGGCATAATTATCTTCCAAAAGATCAAAAAAGAACTTCCCCCATCCATATAGGCTGCTTCCAAAAGGCTATCCGGGATGGTTGAAACGTATTGGCGAATCAGAAAAATTCCAAAAATACTGGCCAATCCGGGCAGAATAATGCCCCAATACGTATTGAGTAATCCTAATTTGTT from Calditrichota bacterium encodes:
- a CDS encoding LacI family transcriptional regulator; translation: MQIREIARLAGVSVATVSRVINGKGPVKEKTRRRILEIMKEHNYVPNPIARSLSTHHTDTIGVILPELVDEFFSDLIRGMDVEATKSNKYLMVTGSHSKKNIAETLLEFMTSGRVDGVIVMAPLLHREISELLAFAKCPVVMINSCLDEEQVVSFNINNIQGAEMITKHLIGHGFERIGMILGPKNNFDAEQRFAGFKKAIESAGLTIENSLLIPGDFATKSGFEAFYELLQRSPKPEAIFAANDMMAIGAYEAARKMGVRIPEDVAIAGFDDIFISRFLKPRLTTVHVPIVELGQKAMKYLLKMIEGEVDSTKPYREDMETKIVIGGSCGCDTNNADEFV
- a CDS encoding T9SS type A sorting domain-containing protein, which encodes MKVITSVLVGAICLSLIWAGSLFAQGHVDPPYLQIQSVEHPITVDGKLDETDWQRRFDYLVFRSHFTPGDVEYGATDGTLVKGTYTDTTTTIVRILHDGLDLYISLQSNDKSVCRFGDSWEGDGLFMKVQDAQGTTVEYKLYFNLGGTDPDIHYEGPSLYPGSGEGAGYKMPGTVVNDTTQVDSGYTAELVIHLDQLGYTDPYADVPVLINIFDPDGYPDGSTAWGDVGSYYKQWWGSEWGPDMRILRLADPPTKLAVKTDEAITLDGQLTESFWAKADSVVIAKGSNSSTGGWYMQWGDPNNQYTDQSRAVVKFAHKGTDLYIGVVSNDSSVCNWSPGWEADGLFLWMTYKGVIPGSGDRLEIKAMYFNPTEGAGIDFQLGGNVPTGGAEGASYEPPGTVTNTETNGPDAGYSLEVVVHTDLFGYSDGDTVKLSAVIWDMDYASKDAYDPNVSDYAPNWWGTQWVDPNFEKYDMYRNVVLSNETAVRVDEEKSTPVVREFRLSQNYPNPFNPSTRIDFSVPVQSNVSIAVYDVLGKRIVTLVDGKNYSAGSHTVEWNGTDDLGRNVGSGIYFYKITTQKFSQTKKMILMK
- a CDS encoding TonB-dependent receptor plug domain-containing protein, with amino-acid sequence MKKQDKLLWLVFTLFLCVFFSGRAIGGQTGKLVGKVFDVDSGDPLPYANVILEKTTIGAATDMNGEFFVINIPPGVYTVTASMLGYQKMSIKNVQVFVDHTTHLRFGLKPMTLSLGKSVIVTAEQPLIQKDLTSTASSVTASEIRNMPVESFEDVLQLQAGIVKDSRGDLHIRGGRASEVAYLINGVSVSDPFSGGVAVEVNQEAIQELKVISGTFNAEYGKVMSGVVEIVTKDPSSTLTGGGSIYFGDYVSRDKKLFYNIDSVSPTDITNGQLYVSGPIPFSKKKLGFYLSTRAYHNEGWLYGQRRFNPSDSSNFQNPTSFYMQETGDKKPVPMNEQKKYYANLKVVYHFNPSVTISYNGLGNYSTYRKYNHLFKYNPDGDVHHYSYGYTHILTLNHMISPKTFYTLKYSNYFVQYRSYLYKDPNDRRYVNPELLRNREDSYSFLTGGTNMTHFNRYSAVEGIKFDITSQVSKSHQIKTGLEYKYNTLYLNNGV
- a CDS encoding carbohydrate ABC transporter permease is translated as MIRNTAKSLLLHLCLFVAAAFTLIPFLWMLSASFMKNGEATLFPPHFVPTHISFQQYAILFHELNMGRYFLNSTILALGVTGGSLLVNAMAGFAFAKFTFPGKRPVFTLLLTSMIIPGQITMLPVFLLLNKLGLLNTYWGIILPGLASIFGIFLIRQYVSTIPDSLLEAAYMDGGSSFLIFWKIIMPLAKPVLITLALFTFMGTWNDFLWPLIVMTKDSMYTLPVGLAGLLGEHAQDTELMMAGSVITIIPIILIFLFLQKYYVQGILVGSIKE